The Nocardia sp. XZ_19_385 genome window below encodes:
- a CDS encoding DUF4190 domain-containing protein, which produces MGQVFDGGVGPMYPNQQPPQGHSSTAEYASPGGGAGVPIGPDYPPMPRDPYGAPRQRGVNGLAIASLVFGLIGGWLLAVPFGIAALGQIKSRRQEGKGLAIGGLVASGAWVLVLVAIATGGVLGGPERNSRGEVTSAGDDSVFNVRTGDCVDGLNDRTGRLVRVQVTPCAQAHEAEVIAEFELPKGSWPGERSVISQAEQMCLGKLEFVLGNSPMWNNLGAYYLYPIDSVSWSRSREVHCLVTNKGGSKLIGAVPR; this is translated from the coding sequence ATGGGTCAGGTATTTGATGGAGGCGTTGGCCCGATGTATCCGAATCAGCAACCGCCGCAAGGGCATTCGTCCACTGCGGAGTATGCCTCGCCGGGCGGCGGTGCGGGCGTGCCTATTGGGCCGGATTATCCGCCGATGCCGCGCGACCCTTATGGGGCACCGCGGCAGCGAGGGGTCAATGGATTAGCGATCGCAAGTCTGGTGTTCGGGCTGATAGGCGGCTGGCTGCTGGCGGTGCCGTTCGGCATTGCCGCGCTCGGTCAGATCAAGTCGCGTCGCCAGGAGGGCAAGGGTTTGGCGATCGGCGGCCTGGTGGCGTCCGGCGCGTGGGTGTTGGTGCTGGTCGCCATCGCTACGGGGGGTGTCCTCGGCGGACCGGAGCGAAACTCGCGCGGCGAGGTTACGAGTGCGGGGGACGATTCCGTCTTCAATGTCCGGACGGGTGACTGCGTCGACGGACTGAATGACAGAACCGGCAGGCTCGTCAGGGTGCAGGTGACGCCGTGCGCCCAAGCCCACGAGGCCGAGGTGATCGCCGAATTCGAGTTGCCCAAGGGTTCGTGGCCGGGTGAGCGGTCCGTCATCTCGCAGGCCGAGCAGATGTGCCTCGGCAAGCTGGAATTCGTGCTCGGCAACAGTCCGATGTGGAACAACTTGGGCGCGTACTACCTCTACCCGATCGATTCGGTTAGCTGGTCGCGCAGCCGGGAGGTGCACTGCCTGGTCACCAATAAGGGCGGCAGCAAGCTGATCGGCGCGGTACCGCGTTAG
- a CDS encoding dienelactone hydrolase family protein has translation MATVTTRTVRYQADGLTMVGHLALPAGDQRRPAVLLGPEGPGLSDVERHRAEALAELGYVALAFDLHGGQYLADPEAMLARCMPLLDDPGRMRDIGHAALDVLRAEPRTDPGRIAAIGYGTGGAIALELGRAGVDLRAIATVNGLITGRPGEAARIRCPVWAGVGSEDPIMSAAKREAFAAEMQSASIDWRLVVYGGALHAFHHPPVDQPVVPGVGYHARHAQRAWRDVVELLGDNLNDEAESIVGS, from the coding sequence ATGGCAACGGTTACCACGCGCACGGTCCGATACCAGGCCGATGGCCTGACAATGGTCGGGCACCTCGCTCTCCCTGCCGGTGACCAGCGCCGTCCGGCGGTGCTCCTCGGCCCAGAAGGGCCAGGGCTCAGCGATGTCGAGCGCCACCGGGCCGAGGCCTTGGCCGAGCTCGGCTACGTGGCCCTCGCCTTCGACCTGCACGGCGGCCAGTACCTGGCCGACCCTGAGGCCATGCTGGCTCGTTGCATGCCGCTGCTCGACGACCCCGGCCGGATGCGGGACATCGGACACGCGGCGCTCGACGTGCTGCGTGCCGAACCGCGGACCGATCCCGGCCGGATCGCCGCGATCGGCTACGGCACCGGCGGCGCGATCGCACTGGAACTCGGGCGGGCCGGAGTCGACCTGCGCGCGATCGCGACTGTCAATGGACTGATCACCGGCCGGCCGGGCGAGGCGGCGCGCATCCGCTGCCCCGTCTGGGCCGGGGTCGGGTCCGAAGACCCGATCATGTCCGCCGCGAAACGCGAGGCGTTCGCCGCCGAGATGCAGTCCGCGAGCATCGACTGGCGCCTCGTGGTCTACGGCGGCGCCCTGCACGCCTTCCATCATCCGCCGGTCGACCAGCCCGTGGTCCCCGGCGTCGGCTATCACGCCCGGCACGCGCAACGGGCCTGGCGCGATGTCGTCGAGCTGCTCGGTGACAATCTGAACGACGAAGCGGAGAGCATCGTCGGCTCGTAA
- a CDS encoding bifunctional SDR family oxidoreductase/aminotransferase class I/II-fold pyridoxal phosphate-dependent enzyme has protein sequence MILVTGAGGYLGSVLVPELLALGHPVTAVDTFPFGDVLAEHPRLRIQRGDVRHLESAMLDGIGTVISLAAISNDEAGRLNPRWTTAVNESAVARLAGLARDAGARQFLHASTCGVYGAADVLLGETATLAPLSEYTQSKVDAEQALIRAATPEFRTVSLRLGTLCGVAPRMRVDLAVHNMTHHALTRGTIGIDGDGAQWRPFLHVRDAAAAFVTCLELRLQRPVYNVVGQNMRVRELAELVAKQFDDIDVERRSSTNDIRNYRVAGDLFTAETGFAPAYSVADAIKEVRGYLEIPEQLAAVGEPRFSKAATMARILVTPVIAGGDPVRREPLPLAVPLLGAAEEAEVLDTLRSGWLTTGPKTKRFEQMCADYLGAGHAIATNSCTGALHVGLAAAGIGPGDEVITSPITWPATANVIVHLGATPVFADVEPDTGNIDPAAVAAAMTSRTKAIVPVHLAGQPCDMDAITALAEAHGVLVLEDAAHAIGAEYHGRKIGRLSTMTAFSFYPTKNMTTIEGGLLVTDDDHLADRARMLSLHGISRDAWKRHSANGSPHWELYEPGYKYNMPDIAASLGLHQLPCLDEFIRIRASYAARYDEHFADLPAITTLARRTDSRHAHHLYVIALEPHLMTLDRDEFMAALRAENISTGIHFNSLHLQPYFRSRGLTPDAYPNARDLSARILSLPLYPKMTPADVDDVAAAVTKLARAYQR, from the coding sequence ATGATCCTGGTCACCGGGGCGGGCGGGTATCTCGGATCGGTGCTGGTGCCCGAGTTGCTCGCCCTGGGTCACCCGGTGACCGCCGTCGATACCTTCCCGTTCGGGGATGTCCTCGCCGAACATCCGCGGTTGCGGATCCAGCGCGGGGACGTGCGGCACCTGGAGTCGGCGATGCTGGACGGGATCGGCACGGTGATCTCGCTGGCGGCGATCAGCAATGATGAAGCCGGGCGGTTGAATCCGCGCTGGACGACCGCGGTGAACGAGAGCGCGGTCGCCCGGCTGGCGGGTCTCGCACGGGACGCCGGGGCCCGGCAGTTTCTGCACGCATCGACTTGCGGGGTGTACGGCGCGGCCGATGTGCTCCTGGGCGAGACCGCAACGCTCGCACCGTTGTCGGAGTACACGCAGTCGAAAGTAGATGCAGAGCAAGCACTTATCCGCGCGGCGACGCCGGAATTCCGGACGGTGTCGTTGCGGCTGGGCACGCTGTGCGGAGTAGCGCCGCGGATGCGGGTGGACCTGGCGGTCCACAACATGACCCACCACGCGCTGACCCGAGGCACGATCGGCATCGACGGGGACGGCGCGCAGTGGCGGCCGTTCCTGCATGTGCGTGATGCCGCGGCCGCCTTCGTCACCTGCCTGGAGCTGCGGTTGCAACGGCCGGTCTACAACGTTGTCGGGCAGAACATGCGGGTGCGAGAGCTGGCGGAGTTGGTGGCCAAGCAGTTCGACGACATCGACGTCGAGAGGCGCAGTAGCACAAACGATATTCGGAACTATCGCGTCGCCGGTGATCTGTTCACCGCCGAAACCGGTTTCGCCCCTGCGTATTCCGTGGCGGATGCGATCAAGGAAGTGCGGGGATACCTGGAGATCCCGGAACAGCTTGCCGCCGTGGGGGAGCCGCGCTTCTCGAAGGCCGCCACCATGGCGCGCATCCTGGTCACCCCGGTGATCGCGGGTGGTGATCCCGTGCGCCGCGAACCGCTGCCGCTGGCGGTTCCCCTGCTCGGCGCGGCCGAAGAGGCCGAAGTGCTCGACACCCTGCGCTCCGGGTGGCTCACCACCGGCCCGAAAACCAAACGCTTCGAGCAGATGTGCGCCGACTACCTCGGCGCCGGGCACGCCATCGCCACGAACTCCTGCACCGGAGCACTGCACGTCGGCCTGGCGGCCGCCGGTATCGGACCCGGCGACGAGGTGATCACTTCACCCATCACCTGGCCCGCCACCGCGAACGTCATCGTGCATCTCGGCGCCACCCCGGTCTTCGCCGACGTCGAACCCGACACCGGCAATATCGACCCGGCCGCCGTCGCCGCCGCGATGACCTCCCGAACGAAAGCCATTGTGCCCGTTCACCTTGCCGGTCAACCGTGCGACATGGACGCCATCACCGCCCTGGCCGAGGCGCACGGCGTGCTGGTCCTGGAGGACGCGGCCCACGCCATCGGCGCCGAGTATCACGGCCGCAAGATCGGCCGCCTCAGCACCATGACGGCATTCAGCTTCTATCCGACCAAGAACATGACCACCATCGAAGGCGGCCTGCTGGTCACCGACGACGACCACCTCGCCGACCGAGCCCGGATGCTCAGTCTGCACGGCATCAGCCGCGACGCGTGGAAACGCCACTCCGCCAACGGTTCTCCGCATTGGGAGCTGTATGAACCGGGCTACAAATACAACATGCCGGACATCGCCGCATCCCTAGGGCTGCACCAACTTCCGTGCCTCGACGAGTTCATCAGAATCCGTGCCTCCTACGCCGCTCGCTACGACGAACACTTCGCGGACCTTCCCGCAATCACCACACTTGCCCGCCGCACCGATTCCCGGCACGCCCACCACCTCTACGTGATCGCGCTCGAACCACATCTGATGACGCTCGACCGCGATGAGTTCATGGCCGCCTTACGCGCGGAAAACATCAGCACCGGAATCCATTTCAACTCCCTGCACCTACAGCCCTACTTCCGCTCCCGCGGCCTCACCCCTGACGCCTACCCGAACGCCCGCGACCTCTCCGCCCGCATCCTCTCGCTCCCGCTCTACCCCAAAATGACGCCCGCGGATGTCGACGACGTCGCCGCCGCCGTCACCAAACTGGCACGCGCCTACCAGCGCTGA
- a CDS encoding PQQ-binding-like beta-propeller repeat protein, with protein MTSSAILTVERVLGEEPFAEIGMLGQVVTRGEITVAAGDVGRLRFDIGSQAGGWSTGWQLGVYGPEGRCRHLMSTGYPVHSIDIHPTLPLIAIGVGDYDGGYFFEGELLLLDAESGRLTRALRDGREVRKVQWHGEQTLRMILGPISDHDVEEPWTRGVDVKIERSDWSAVSERSIDRAELSGPEIDCEQVTRRTNVDRTSRRQVWDMARLADGRVLAALGGVQLESWLPSGEREWVLTSQSVGRQIEVCADQQSAWTNTASDQIWTSSGLIDPSSSVARVSLADGQVIETLAPGFPVIATMDTKGWLALRNSKYAANPTEVVLIGPDNQAVQSVTLGRLDALNYSFQVRRASTLYFVAGSSDSIWNGTTQVVSVDATSGTVTPLFPLAWEDQPDGYACSAGPAIQVRDAVIHAGAISSNRAALPGNRFVVRRHLRDGAPEWVFTADYPITALDGDDETVFITLYSGELLALDAATGEMRWRQPLAIREIPVVPMSLVAEPSRLLIGTLDGRILDCSVRP; from the coding sequence ATGACCAGTTCAGCGATATTGACGGTGGAAAGAGTTCTCGGCGAGGAGCCCTTTGCCGAGATAGGGATGTTGGGGCAGGTAGTTACGCGGGGCGAAATCACTGTGGCAGCAGGAGATGTCGGCCGACTGCGGTTCGATATCGGCAGTCAGGCAGGCGGCTGGTCGACGGGTTGGCAGCTCGGCGTTTACGGGCCGGAGGGGCGGTGCAGGCATCTGATGTCCACGGGATATCCGGTCCATTCGATCGATATCCACCCGACGTTGCCGCTCATCGCGATCGGCGTTGGGGACTATGACGGCGGCTATTTCTTCGAAGGTGAACTCCTGCTGCTCGATGCCGAATCGGGGCGCCTGACCCGTGCACTCCGGGATGGACGTGAGGTCCGGAAGGTGCAGTGGCACGGAGAGCAGACGCTCCGGATGATCCTCGGGCCGATCAGCGACCACGATGTCGAGGAGCCGTGGACCCGTGGGGTCGACGTGAAAATAGAACGAAGCGACTGGTCCGCGGTCTCCGAACGTTCGATCGATCGTGCCGAACTGTCCGGGCCGGAGATCGACTGCGAGCAAGTGACCAGACGGACGAATGTCGATCGGACCTCGCGGCGGCAGGTGTGGGACATGGCTCGGCTGGCTGACGGACGCGTGCTGGCGGCCTTGGGTGGCGTTCAGCTGGAGTCGTGGCTGCCTTCCGGCGAGCGCGAGTGGGTGCTCACCTCGCAGTCTGTTGGCAGGCAGATCGAAGTCTGTGCTGATCAGCAGTCGGCATGGACCAATACCGCATCGGATCAAATCTGGACCAGCTCAGGGTTGATCGACCCGTCCTCCTCAGTGGCCAGGGTCTCGCTGGCTGACGGACAGGTGATCGAGACATTGGCCCCGGGCTTCCCGGTGATCGCCACAATGGATACCAAAGGGTGGCTCGCTCTGCGCAATTCGAAGTACGCCGCGAATCCCACCGAGGTGGTCTTGATTGGGCCGGACAATCAAGCCGTACAGTCGGTGACGCTCGGTCGACTCGACGCTCTCAACTACTCATTCCAGGTCCGCCGAGCATCTACGCTCTACTTTGTCGCTGGTTCCAGCGACAGCATCTGGAACGGCACCACCCAGGTCGTGTCGGTCGACGCGACGTCGGGCACCGTGACGCCCCTATTTCCTCTGGCGTGGGAGGACCAACCCGACGGTTACGCATGCAGCGCCGGTCCCGCTATTCAGGTACGCGACGCCGTAATTCATGCGGGCGCTATTTCGAGCAATCGTGCAGCGCTGCCGGGGAACCGGTTCGTGGTCCGCCGGCACCTACGTGATGGCGCACCCGAGTGGGTCTTCACCGCCGACTACCCGATTACCGCGCTCGACGGAGACGACGAGACGGTGTTCATCACGCTCTACTCCGGCGAACTGCTCGCTCTGGACGCCGCGACCGGCGAAATGCGTTGGCGTCAACCACTGGCAATCCGTGAAATACCCGTAGTGCCAATGTCATTGGTCGCCGAGCCAAGCCGCCTGCTGATCGGAACTCTCGATGGCCGAATCCTGGACTGCTCCGTCCGACCTTGA
- a CDS encoding LysR family transcriptional regulator, giving the protein MAPDTVSLRYFLVLAQELNFTRAAAQIGIAQPALSARMRRLEAELGTSLLVRNTRSVVLTTAGAALAESAPPALAALDRAWDAARSAGAGELGTLRVGYSLSMGAETAPALVDRLIRGNSGLEVGAVPMATPEISPAVADGRIDAGITRGEQPGHGVRRFLLRSERIGVQLAQHHPLAEHPEIGIADAAAYPLRLPDRAANPVIHDELSALFRNARPRPRFRTPAVAFDMYQRDLRDGLTLAPAGESAVPALSAGLTWRPLRGAPSLTIHLVLPREQSPLHRRIRAVAKTLAHELHWLPD; this is encoded by the coding sequence GTGGCGCCGGATACGGTGAGCCTGCGGTACTTCCTGGTGCTGGCACAGGAATTGAACTTCACCCGCGCGGCCGCACAAATCGGTATCGCGCAGCCCGCACTCAGCGCCCGGATGCGCCGATTGGAGGCGGAACTCGGTACGAGCCTGCTGGTTCGCAACACGCGTAGCGTCGTATTGACCACGGCCGGTGCGGCTTTGGCGGAGTCCGCGCCGCCCGCGCTGGCGGCCCTGGACCGGGCATGGGACGCCGCCCGGAGCGCGGGGGCCGGTGAACTGGGCACGCTGCGCGTCGGATACAGCCTCAGTATGGGAGCCGAGACGGCACCGGCCTTGGTGGACAGGCTGATTCGCGGCAACAGCGGACTCGAGGTCGGCGCGGTCCCGATGGCGACACCGGAGATCTCCCCGGCGGTCGCCGACGGCCGCATCGATGCCGGGATCACCCGCGGTGAACAGCCGGGCCATGGCGTGCGCCGGTTCCTGCTGCGGAGTGAGCGCATCGGGGTCCAGTTGGCACAGCATCATCCGCTGGCCGAACATCCGGAGATCGGGATCGCCGACGCGGCCGCGTATCCGCTACGACTCCCGGACCGTGCGGCCAACCCCGTGATCCACGATGAGCTGTCCGCACTGTTCCGCAACGCCCGCCCACGCCCCCGATTCCGCACGCCCGCAGTCGCTTTCGACATGTATCAGCGCGACCTGCGCGACGGGCTCACCCTCGCCCCGGCCGGAGAATCCGCGGTCCCGGCCCTATCGGCCGGTCTCACCTGGCGACCGCTGCGGGGCGCGCCCAGCCTGACGATCCACCTGGTCCTCCCACGCGAGCAGTCGCCACTACACCGCCGCATCCGTGCCGTCGCCAAAACCCTGGCGCACGAGTTGCACTGGCTACCGGACTGA
- a CDS encoding EthD family reductase, protein MHKLLVLYPKPADPDHFRDYYVTNHLPLAMKMPGLLAWRYSFDVAATEGEAPYFAVFEADFADAAAMAAASASPEGQRAADDVANYATGGVVIIDYPVQDSAG, encoded by the coding sequence ATGCATAAGTTGCTGGTCCTTTATCCCAAGCCCGCCGACCCTGACCACTTCCGCGACTACTACGTGACCAACCACCTGCCACTGGCCATGAAGATGCCCGGCCTGCTTGCGTGGCGCTACAGCTTCGACGTGGCGGCGACCGAGGGAGAAGCACCGTATTTCGCGGTCTTCGAAGCCGACTTCGCTGACGCCGCCGCCATGGCCGCGGCTTCGGCGTCGCCGGAAGGCCAGCGGGCGGCCGACGATGTCGCCAACTACGCCACCGGCGGTGTGGTCATCATCGACTATCCGGTGCAGGACAGCGCCGGCTGA
- a CDS encoding DUF1206 domain-containing protein has protein sequence MNKSNQVHHEVAGSAPFQLAVRVGLVAYGVVHLLVAWVCVQVALGDLDGGGVGKADKTGALQNLAENTGGVFVLWLIAVGLGVAVVWQLLEAFTGARDSRKQKLLRAMNFGEAVLFGYLAYSAAKLANGSPASSTDQAQLGLIGSLLSKEWGKPVVIAIGLAIVVAGLFVARHGWSKRFHEEQDFRKASRSTERVVVRLGQVGYAALGAVYAGAGVLVIVAAVQSQPQKATGLDVALKTLAAEPYGTVLLLIVALGLAAFAIFTFFDARFRKVH, from the coding sequence ATGAATAAGTCGAATCAGGTCCATCACGAGGTGGCCGGCAGCGCGCCGTTCCAGTTGGCGGTGCGGGTGGGCCTGGTGGCGTACGGCGTAGTTCACCTCCTCGTGGCGTGGGTCTGCGTTCAGGTCGCGCTCGGTGACCTCGACGGCGGCGGGGTCGGGAAAGCGGACAAGACCGGCGCGCTGCAGAACCTCGCGGAGAACACCGGCGGCGTGTTCGTGCTCTGGCTAATCGCCGTCGGGCTCGGGGTCGCCGTGGTGTGGCAGTTGCTCGAGGCCTTCACCGGCGCGCGGGACAGCCGGAAGCAGAAGCTGCTGCGCGCGATGAACTTCGGCGAGGCGGTTCTGTTCGGCTACCTCGCCTACAGCGCGGCCAAGCTCGCGAACGGGTCGCCGGCCTCGTCGACCGACCAGGCTCAGCTCGGTCTCATCGGCAGCCTGCTCAGCAAGGAGTGGGGCAAGCCGGTGGTGATCGCCATCGGGCTCGCGATCGTCGTCGCGGGCCTGTTCGTCGCCCGTCATGGCTGGTCGAAGCGGTTCCACGAAGAGCAGGACTTCCGCAAGGCGAGCCGGTCGACGGAACGGGTCGTGGTCCGGCTCGGGCAGGTCGGGTACGCGGCGCTCGGTGCGGTGTACGCGGGCGCCGGGGTGCTCGTCATCGTGGCCGCCGTGCAGAGCCAGCCGCAGAAGGCGACCGGGCTGGACGTGGCGCTCAAGACCCTGGCTGCCGAGCCGTACGGCACCGTGCTGCTGCTCATCGTTGCGCTCGGCCTGGCCGCGTTCGCGATCTTTACGTTTTTCGACGCCCGGTTCCGCAAGGTCCACTAG
- a CDS encoding sugar transferase, giving the protein MSFELTDDDDLEVSRRSRVLPRSERERWQAEYVRRLGATDFAVIAAAVGLAQIIRFGRPAAETLAWPMPYEIGYTVVSAVLALAWMGFLASGNTRSPQVVGSGTEEYRRLVSATLRLFGMIAILSLIMRVEFARGYLAIALPLGLFGLMLSRLGWRVHARRRRRERGEYLASVLVVGSPEAAKAMAGAFSEDPASGYRVVGVCIPDGPASTTEYALAASGRSFSVVGDDRSVLEAVRHSRADTVAVTATDYLGPAELRRMAWELDPLGIELIVTPGVVDIAGTRLTNRLVAGMPMLHIAKPQYDRAKSTGKAVFDVCFAGGVLFAILPALLVIALLVKLTSSGPVFYLSERIGRGGKPFQMIKFRSMYVGAEREAAALIEQQGGNPLNWKMKEDPRITPLGRVIRKFSLDELPQFLNVLRGDMSVVGPRPQVQREVDTYDKEIRRRLLVKPGITGLWQVSGRSDLSPEDSVRLDLSYVENWSMVLDLLLIARTISAVAKGEGAY; this is encoded by the coding sequence ATGAGCTTCGAGCTCACCGACGACGACGATCTCGAGGTATCGAGACGCTCGCGAGTCTTGCCACGTTCGGAACGCGAGCGCTGGCAGGCCGAGTATGTAAGGCGCTTGGGCGCAACGGATTTCGCCGTCATCGCGGCTGCCGTGGGCCTAGCGCAGATCATCCGTTTCGGCCGTCCCGCGGCCGAGACGCTGGCCTGGCCGATGCCCTACGAGATCGGCTACACCGTGGTCTCGGCGGTGCTGGCGCTGGCCTGGATGGGGTTCCTGGCCAGCGGCAATACCCGATCGCCGCAGGTGGTCGGCAGCGGCACCGAGGAATACCGGCGCCTGGTCTCGGCCACCCTGCGCCTGTTCGGGATGATCGCGATCCTGTCGCTGATCATGCGTGTCGAATTCGCCCGCGGATACCTGGCAATCGCATTGCCGCTCGGGTTGTTCGGGTTGATGCTCAGCCGGCTGGGCTGGCGGGTGCACGCGCGGCGGCGGCGGCGCGAACGCGGCGAGTACCTGGCCTCGGTGCTGGTGGTCGGTTCCCCGGAAGCGGCCAAGGCGATGGCGGGCGCGTTCTCCGAGGACCCGGCATCCGGGTATCGCGTTGTCGGCGTGTGCATCCCGGACGGTCCGGCCTCCACCACCGAATACGCACTCGCCGCCTCCGGGCGCAGCTTCTCGGTGGTCGGGGATGACCGGTCGGTCCTGGAGGCGGTGCGCCACAGCCGTGCCGACACCGTCGCGGTGACCGCCACCGACTACCTCGGTCCCGCCGAATTGCGCCGCATGGCCTGGGAACTCGACCCGCTCGGGATAGAGCTCATCGTCACCCCGGGCGTCGTCGACATCGCCGGCACCCGGCTGACCAACCGGCTCGTCGCGGGCATGCCGATGCTGCACATCGCGAAACCGCAGTACGACCGCGCCAAGTCGACCGGCAAGGCGGTGTTCGACGTCTGCTTCGCGGGCGGGGTGCTGTTCGCCATCCTCCCGGCGCTGCTCGTGATCGCGCTGCTGGTGAAGCTCACCAGTTCGGGGCCGGTGTTCTACCTGTCGGAGCGAATCGGGCGGGGCGGCAAGCCCTTCCAGATGATCAAGTTCCGCAGCATGTACGTCGGGGCGGAGCGCGAAGCTGCAGCACTCATCGAGCAGCAGGGCGGCAACCCGCTGAACTGGAAGATGAAGGAGGATCCGCGGATCACTCCGCTCGGCCGGGTGATCCGCAAGTTCAGCCTCGACGAGCTGCCGCAATTCCTGAACGTGCTGCGCGGTGACATGAGCGTCGTCGGGCCGCGCCCGCAGGTCCAGCGCGAGGTCGACACCTACGACAAGGAGATCCGCCGCCGGTTGCTGGTGAAGCCCGGAATCACCGGGTTGTGGCAGGTCAGCGGGCGGTCGGATCTCAGCCCCGAGGACTCGGTCCGGCTGGATCTGTCCTATGTCGAGAACTGGTCGATGGTGCTGGATCTGCTGCTCATCGCCCGTACCATCAGCGCGGTCGCCAAGGGCGAGGGAGCGTACTGA